One genomic segment of Desulfonatronum thioautotrophicum includes these proteins:
- the hflK gene encoding FtsH protease activity modulator HflK: MNWDWDKLQDKRKRTGPPGAPDFAQLNEQLNKLKSIKLPGGGKIVFLVLLLLWLASGIYIVNPDELGVVQRFGAFHRITDPGPHFRIPFPFESVETPKVTQVRRFEIGFRTIERTAVAGSQPQFRVVPEESHMLTGDENIVDVQFIVQYQVSDPVKFLFNIQMPDASVKSGAEAAMREVIGYNMLDAALTDGRPAIQDETRDLLQTIMDRYESGIRILAVQLQDVRPPEPVIDSFRDVVRAREDAVRIQNQAEAYRNDIVPRARGEAAVIINQAEAHKDSVVRRAEGEAQRFLSMLAEYNQAPDVTRTRLYLETMEEVLSNPELMKTIISDNALSQVLPFLPLQNITPQASTRENPSRSMQQDYQPAPAQSASPSVRGGRAQ; this comes from the coding sequence ATGAACTGGGACTGGGATAAACTCCAAGATAAACGGAAGAGGACAGGGCCCCCCGGGGCTCCGGATTTCGCGCAGCTCAACGAACAGCTGAACAAACTGAAAAGCATCAAGTTGCCTGGCGGCGGAAAGATTGTTTTTCTTGTGCTCCTGTTGCTGTGGCTTGCCTCCGGGATCTACATCGTCAATCCCGACGAACTCGGCGTCGTCCAACGTTTCGGCGCCTTTCACCGCATAACCGATCCAGGACCGCATTTCCGCATTCCGTTCCCTTTTGAGTCCGTCGAGACTCCCAAGGTAACGCAGGTTCGCCGATTTGAAATCGGTTTCCGGACCATTGAACGTACGGCTGTCGCTGGATCACAACCCCAATTCCGGGTCGTCCCGGAAGAATCGCACATGCTTACCGGCGATGAAAATATCGTCGATGTGCAATTCATCGTTCAGTATCAGGTTAGCGATCCGGTGAAATTCCTGTTCAACATCCAGATGCCCGATGCCTCGGTAAAGAGTGGTGCCGAAGCGGCCATGCGCGAGGTCATTGGCTACAATATGCTTGACGCTGCCCTGACCGACGGCAGACCGGCTATTCAGGATGAAACCCGGGACCTCTTGCAAACCATTATGGACCGCTACGAGTCAGGTATTCGCATCCTGGCCGTCCAGCTTCAGGATGTTCGGCCTCCGGAGCCGGTCATTGATTCCTTCCGTGACGTGGTTCGGGCCCGAGAGGATGCCGTTCGTATTCAGAACCAGGCCGAAGCCTACCGCAACGACATCGTCCCCCGGGCTCGCGGTGAAGCCGCGGTGATCATCAACCAGGCCGAAGCCCACAAGGACTCCGTGGTTCGTCGCGCAGAGGGTGAAGCCCAACGCTTCCTGTCCATGCTCGCGGAATACAATCAAGCCCCGGACGTGACCAGAACCAGGTTGTACCTGGAAACCATGGAGGAGGTCTTGAGTAACCCGGAACTGATGAAAACCATCATCTCGGATAACGCCCTCAGCCAAGTGCTCCCCTTTCTGCCACTCCAAAACATTACCCCTCAGGCATCGACACGGGAGAATCCTTCGAGAAGTATGCAACAAGATTACCAACCGGCCCCGGCTCAATCCGCTTCGCCGTCCGTACGGGGAGGCCGCGCACAATGA
- the hflC gene encoding protease modulator HflC, with translation MKTPKLNLPVILVALFVGFLVVTQSAYIVDERERAIVLQLGKPVGTAKEPGLHFKLPFVQNVLFFDARILDYDSRPAEILTRDKKNMMVDNFTKWRITDPLQFYTTLRTLPMGQARLDDIVYAELRVLLGQHTMTEVITTKRSQIMEELTLKSNELVKEFGIEVIDVRIKRTDLPTETQRAVFNRMIAEREREAMTYRAEGEETAANIRSMADRERVILIAQANRTSQQVRGEGDAEAIRIFGGALSQNPDFYEYLRNLEAYKKTMGANTQVILTPSSPFLRLLQEK, from the coding sequence ATGAAAACGCCAAAATTGAATCTCCCGGTTATTCTGGTTGCGCTGTTCGTCGGCTTTCTCGTGGTCACGCAAAGTGCATACATCGTAGATGAAAGAGAACGGGCCATCGTGCTCCAGTTGGGGAAACCCGTTGGAACGGCCAAAGAACCTGGGTTGCATTTCAAACTGCCGTTTGTCCAGAACGTCCTGTTCTTCGACGCCCGCATCCTGGACTACGATTCCCGCCCCGCGGAAATCCTGACCAGGGACAAGAAGAACATGATGGTGGACAATTTCACCAAATGGCGGATCACCGACCCATTGCAGTTCTATACCACCTTACGCACCCTGCCCATGGGACAAGCGCGCCTGGATGACATCGTTTACGCTGAACTGCGTGTCCTGCTTGGCCAGCATACCATGACGGAGGTCATTACGACCAAGCGCTCCCAGATCATGGAAGAGCTGACCTTGAAAAGTAACGAATTGGTCAAGGAATTCGGAATCGAGGTTATCGATGTGCGCATCAAACGCACCGACCTGCCGACGGAAACCCAACGGGCCGTCTTCAACCGGATGATCGCCGAACGGGAACGGGAAGCCATGACCTACCGCGCCGAGGGTGAGGAGACCGCGGCGAATATCCGCTCCATGGCTGATCGGGAACGGGTCATCCTGATTGCCCAGGCCAACCGTACGTCACAGCAGGTCCGCGGTGAAGGCGATGCCGAGGCCATCAGGATCTTTGGCGGAGCCCTGAGTCAGAACCCGGACTTTTACGAATACCTGCGAAACTTGGAAGCCTATAAAAAAACCATGGGTGCAAACACCCAGGTCATCCTGACACCGTCCAGCCCGTTCTTGCGGTTGCTCCAGGAAAAATAA
- a CDS encoding bifunctional nucleoside/nucleotide kinase/histidine phosphatase family protein, with amino-acid sequence MSRNPKKLCIAMVGLPARGKSTIACRLRESLEAEGFTVAIFNNGELRRSMLAQNTAHADFFNPENAEGVRIRENIALQNLQFGRQFLSTRGDIAILDATNITRARRRSIIEGMEAIPVLFIECVNEDRELLATSIAHKTKISEFGHMTFSEAFSNFEQRIRLYTSQYEPLGFEDNHVILNSLQNRVVREKVTDDIPHYARIRDILVSDMIPNLYLIRHGETYYNQERRIGGNSELTEKGLRQADQLAEHFRDCKIPFIFTSTKRRSIQMAERIARRQPDCVHVPLKELDEINAGICESMTYDEIREQHPEIHVARSMDKYRYIYPQGEGYITLQPRIQLGIKKALYLSSNAEHIIVVGHQAVNRMILSYFLFRRQEDVPYITIPQDKYFHIVSTRTKKLFELKRF; translated from the coding sequence ATGTCTCGTAATCCCAAAAAACTCTGCATCGCCATGGTCGGACTTCCAGCCCGAGGCAAGTCCACCATTGCCTGCCGTCTTCGGGAAAGTCTGGAAGCGGAAGGCTTCACCGTTGCGATCTTCAATAATGGCGAATTGCGGCGAAGCATGCTCGCCCAGAACACGGCCCATGCCGATTTCTTCAATCCGGAAAATGCCGAGGGGGTTCGGATCAGGGAAAATATCGCCCTGCAGAATCTGCAATTCGGACGGCAGTTTCTCTCCACGAGGGGGGACATCGCCATTCTTGACGCCACGAACATCACCCGGGCCCGACGGCGGTCCATCATTGAGGGCATGGAGGCCATTCCCGTGCTGTTCATTGAATGCGTCAATGAAGACCGGGAATTGCTGGCCACCAGTATTGCCCACAAGACAAAAATTTCGGAATTCGGGCACATGACGTTCTCCGAGGCATTCAGCAATTTCGAGCAGCGTATTCGGCTGTACACCAGCCAGTACGAGCCGTTGGGCTTCGAGGACAATCACGTCATTTTAAATTCCCTGCAAAACCGGGTTGTTCGGGAAAAGGTCACTGACGATATTCCGCACTATGCCCGGATCCGGGACATTCTGGTCTCGGATATGATTCCCAATCTCTATCTAATTCGCCATGGAGAGACCTATTACAACCAAGAACGGCGCATTGGTGGAAATTCCGAATTGACCGAAAAGGGCCTGCGACAAGCCGATCAATTGGCCGAGCACTTCCGGGACTGTAAGATCCCCTTCATCTTCACCAGCACCAAGCGGCGGTCCATCCAGATGGCTGAACGTATTGCCCGACGTCAGCCCGACTGCGTGCATGTACCCCTCAAGGAACTGGACGAGATCAACGCGGGGATCTGCGAATCCATGACCTACGATGAAATCCGGGAGCAACACCCGGAAATCCACGTGGCCCGCAGCATGGACAAGTATCGCTACATCTATCCCCAGGGTGAGGGGTACATCACGTTGCAGCCGCGCATTCAGCTTGGCATCAAGAAAGCTCTCTACCTCAGCAGCAATGCCGAACACATCATCGTTGTCGGTCACCAGGCCGTGAACCGGATGATCCTCTCCTACTTCCTCTTTCGCCGTCAGGAGGATGTCCCTTACATCACCATTCCCCAGGACAAGTATTTCCACATAGTTTCCACGCGAACCAAAAAGCTGTTCGAGCTGAAACGATTTTAA
- a CDS encoding fused MFS/spermidine synthase produces the protein MLELTVFLCGAVVMILELTGARIMAPFLGTSLVVWTGLIGVVLAALSIGYWWGGRLADQGPTRSGLAWIVLGSGVLIALTALLQVPILGLIQAHVPGLHLGVLLATMSLFGPASVLLGMIAPYAVKMRLSSLEHSGAVVGRMYALSTIGSIVGTFLAGFFLLSFFGSLPILLILAAILTVLAMALSPRSGMVIKSAFLVLLTAGGFLHVQYRQALASQGYIDMDTAYNRIIVAEAEEEATGRRLRIMSTGPGWLQSAMYLDDPLELALPYTRFFRLIELYTPDFQRVLMVGGGGYSFPKYLMHTRDTLELDVVEIDPVFTQLAQEHFGFDPYGVEGIRVAVHHQDARRFLNQTHVPYDAIILDAFSAHYSVPFQLTTRQAMERISVNLAEQGVVVVNLISAVSGPDGRMLRALLATMDAVFAQVETFLVADPGDPERVQNIILVAGNGPLRDVDAPAIPGELTDKLAHRWNYPISLDIPLLTDDLAPVERYLP, from the coding sequence ATGCTGGAACTGACCGTTTTTCTCTGCGGGGCCGTGGTGATGATCCTGGAATTGACCGGGGCGCGGATCATGGCCCCGTTTCTGGGCACGTCTCTGGTGGTCTGGACCGGACTTATCGGCGTAGTTCTGGCTGCGCTGAGCATTGGCTATTGGTGGGGCGGCCGCCTGGCGGACCAGGGGCCGACCCGATCCGGGCTGGCCTGGATCGTACTCGGATCCGGGGTGCTGATTGCCCTGACCGCCTTGCTCCAGGTTCCGATTTTGGGGCTGATTCAGGCTCATGTTCCCGGGCTGCATCTTGGGGTGCTCCTGGCCACCATGAGCCTGTTCGGGCCGGCCAGTGTTCTGCTGGGCATGATTGCCCCTTACGCCGTGAAGATGCGGCTTTCGTCACTGGAGCATTCCGGAGCCGTTGTCGGGCGGATGTACGCCCTGTCTACCATTGGAAGTATCGTGGGGACGTTTTTGGCCGGTTTCTTCCTTCTGTCTTTTTTCGGGAGCCTGCCCATCTTGTTGATTCTGGCCGCGATCCTGACTGTTCTGGCCATGGCCTTGTCGCCACGTTCCGGCATGGTGATCAAGAGTGCGTTTCTGGTCCTGTTGACCGCGGGCGGATTTCTGCATGTCCAGTATCGCCAAGCCTTGGCTTCCCAGGGCTACATCGACATGGACACGGCCTACAACCGGATCATCGTGGCCGAGGCCGAGGAGGAGGCCACCGGCCGCCGATTGCGGATCATGTCCACCGGTCCAGGATGGCTTCAGTCCGCCATGTATCTCGACGATCCTCTGGAACTGGCCTTGCCCTACACCCGCTTCTTTCGGCTTATCGAACTGTATACCCCTGATTTTCAAAGGGTGTTGATGGTCGGCGGAGGCGGGTATTCCTTTCCCAAGTACCTGATGCACACCCGCGACACGCTGGAGCTGGATGTTGTCGAGATCGATCCGGTTTTCACGCAACTGGCCCAGGAACATTTCGGGTTTGACCCCTACGGAGTGGAGGGGATACGGGTCGCGGTCCATCATCAGGACGCTCGGCGTTTTCTGAATCAAACACACGTACCGTATGACGCGATCATCCTGGACGCATTCAGTGCGCACTATTCCGTTCCGTTCCAGCTGACCACCCGGCAGGCCATGGAGCGTATTTCGGTCAACTTGGCAGAGCAGGGCGTGGTCGTGGTCAACCTGATCTCCGCGGTTTCCGGGCCTGACGGGCGGATGCTGCGGGCCCTGTTGGCGACCATGGACGCCGTGTTTGCCCAGGTGGAGACATTCCTGGTAGCCGACCCCGGTGATCCCGAACGGGTACAGAACATCATCCTGGTTGCCGGAAATGGCCCGCTACGCGATGTGGACGCTCCAGCAATTCCCGGCGAACTGACCGACAAACTTGCCCATCGCTGGAATTATCCGATTTCCTTGGATATCCCGCTGCTGACCGACGACCTGGCTCCGGTGGAACGCTATCTTCCGTAA
- a CDS encoding FmdE family protein gives MKAENDPVFVGSQSFDDFVLQVRDFHGSAAPGLVLGGFMVEEARRHLPEATIFDAISETTHCLPDAVQLLTPCTIGNGWLRVISLGRYAVTLYDKYTGEGVRIYLDPDKVEFWPAIRTWYMKLLPKKEQDSAALFAEIKAAGATVCSMEPVQVAPHLLQRKGRGGIVVCPVCKEAYPQLDGRICRACQGEAPYVEGASGMAPPVPCAVSVDQAVGRKALHDMTQIEPGKTKDAVFVKGQEINVGDICRLQQMGRMRVYVQGVDEDPDGEGGAKTAWVHENEAAEAFATAMAGPGVELRLPPREGKVDLLADRDGLFSVDLDRLEAFNLVPEVMCASRHDGVLVKKDMTVAGTRAIPLYLSRHLFWRALSVLEPGPLFTVLPLRKARIGVLVTGTEVFQGLVEDKFVPIVSSKVQALGSDLLASRIVPDSREAIVAAVRELLGLGADLLITTAGLSVDPDDVTRQALLEAGAEDLLYGTPVLPGTMTLFGRIGSVQILGVPACALFFKTTSLDLFLPRLLAGRTISRGELARMGAGALCMQCRTCSFPKCPFGK, from the coding sequence ATGAAGGCTGAAAATGATCCGGTCTTCGTCGGCTCGCAATCCTTCGACGACTTTGTCCTGCAGGTGCGTGATTTCCATGGTTCCGCTGCGCCGGGGCTGGTCCTTGGGGGATTCATGGTCGAGGAAGCCCGGCGGCATCTTCCCGAGGCAACGATTTTTGATGCCATCTCCGAAACCACGCATTGTCTGCCGGACGCCGTGCAGTTGCTGACACCCTGCACTATTGGCAACGGTTGGTTGCGGGTGATCAGTCTGGGCCGATATGCCGTGACCCTGTACGACAAATATACCGGGGAGGGGGTGCGGATTTACCTGGACCCGGATAAAGTCGAGTTTTGGCCGGCCATTCGGACATGGTACATGAAACTGTTGCCCAAAAAGGAGCAGGACAGCGCGGCACTCTTCGCGGAAATCAAGGCGGCCGGGGCAACCGTCTGCAGCATGGAACCCGTTCAGGTAGCGCCCCATCTGCTGCAACGCAAGGGGCGGGGCGGTATTGTGGTCTGCCCGGTGTGCAAGGAGGCCTACCCGCAGCTGGATGGGCGGATATGTCGGGCATGTCAGGGAGAGGCACCGTATGTTGAGGGCGCATCCGGCATGGCCCCCCCGGTGCCCTGTGCCGTGTCCGTGGATCAGGCCGTGGGCCGAAAGGCGCTGCACGACATGACCCAGATCGAGCCGGGCAAAACCAAGGATGCGGTGTTCGTAAAGGGTCAGGAGATCAACGTTGGCGACATTTGTCGCTTGCAGCAGATGGGTCGGATGCGGGTTTATGTCCAAGGCGTCGATGAGGACCCCGATGGGGAGGGCGGCGCGAAAACCGCATGGGTGCATGAGAACGAAGCTGCTGAGGCCTTTGCAACGGCCATGGCTGGCCCAGGAGTGGAACTGCGTCTGCCCCCACGGGAAGGCAAAGTGGATTTATTGGCGGACCGGGATGGGCTGTTCAGTGTGGACCTGGACCGGCTGGAGGCCTTCAACCTGGTCCCGGAGGTCATGTGCGCTTCCCGGCACGATGGGGTCCTGGTCAAAAAGGACATGACCGTGGCCGGGACCAGGGCCATCCCGCTCTATCTTTCCCGACATCTGTTCTGGCGGGCTTTGAGCGTCCTGGAACCGGGACCGCTGTTTACCGTATTGCCGCTGCGCAAGGCCCGGATCGGTGTACTGGTCACGGGAACGGAGGTGTTTCAGGGGCTCGTGGAGGATAAGTTCGTACCCATCGTCAGTTCCAAGGTCCAGGCTCTGGGCAGCGATCTCCTGGCCAGCCGGATCGTCCCGGACAGTCGGGAGGCCATTGTTGCCGCGGTCCGGGAACTTCTTGGGCTCGGTGCGGATTTGCTGATTACCACGGCCGGTTTGTCCGTGGACCCGGACGATGTCACCCGGCAGGCCTTGCTGGAGGCCGGGGCCGAGGATCTGCTTTACGGCACTCCGGTTCTGCCGGGAACCATGACCCTCTTTGGTCGCATCGGCTCGGTGCAGATCCTGGGCGTTCCGGCCTGTGCACTGTTCTTCAAGACCACCAGCCTGGATCTGTTCCTGCCCCGGCTGTTGGCCGGGAGGACCATCAGCCGGGGAGAACTGGCCAGGATGGGAGCCGGCGCACTGTGCATGCAATGCCGGACATGTTCATTTCCCAAATGCCCTTTTGGCAAGTGA
- a CDS encoding winged helix-turn-helix domain-containing protein, translated as MKSINPPTLRLHLWLENEHGTLVGLGRAMLLARIKECGSLRQAAENLGISYRAAWGKVRQAQTYLGEDLVRKEGKGYVLTDFGEKLADGFLKWHDEVEQDALARARHFLPWPVQPHPSASSIPLHPKIKR; from the coding sequence ATGAAGAGCATCAACCCTCCGACCTTGCGTCTGCACCTCTGGCTGGAAAACGAGCATGGCACGTTGGTTGGCCTGGGGCGGGCCATGCTTCTGGCCAGGATCAAAGAATGCGGCTCCTTGCGGCAGGCCGCTGAGAATCTGGGCATTTCCTATCGCGCGGCCTGGGGGAAAGTTCGCCAGGCACAAACCTATTTGGGCGAGGACTTGGTGCGGAAAGAGGGCAAGGGCTACGTTCTTACTGATTTTGGTGAGAAATTGGCCGATGGGTTTCTGAAGTGGCACGACGAGGTCGAACAGGACGCCCTGGCTCGAGCTCGTCACTTTTTGCCCTGGCCCGTCCAGCCGCACCCCTCTGCTTCCTCGATTCCTTTGCACCCCAAAATAAAACGGTAA
- a CDS encoding response regulator — translation MSARILLVEDDQLNRFALQKLLEKSGYAVIEAEDGQRALELLEQETVDCILMDVQLPVLNGVEATQTIRAHDGSRYNPEVPIIALTAYAMPGDREKFLDFGMNDYLAKPTTIEQLEVVLRKYVAAGA, via the coding sequence ATGTCCGCACGCATACTGCTGGTCGAGGATGACCAACTCAACAGATTCGCGCTGCAGAAGCTTCTCGAAAAAAGCGGCTATGCCGTCATTGAAGCCGAGGATGGGCAGCGCGCCCTGGAACTCCTGGAGCAGGAAACCGTGGACTGCATTCTGATGGACGTCCAATTGCCGGTTCTCAACGGGGTGGAGGCCACCCAGACCATCCGGGCCCACGATGGATCCCGCTACAACCCCGAAGTGCCGATCATCGCCTTGACAGCCTACGCCATGCCCGGAGACCGGGAGAAGTTTCTGGACTTCGGCATGAACGACTACCTTGCCAAACCGACAACAATTGAACAGTTGGAGGTTGTCTTGCGCAAGTACGTTGCCGCTGGGGCATAA
- a CDS encoding response regulator → MHVLIVDDDLANRVVMQSYMRDKASRINMATNGEEAVQAVTMALDNQEPYTLILMDIMMPVMDGHQALKSIRELEQQRGIPPGSEAKVIMVSCLEDQKNVCQAFFQGMATCYLTKPLSMEGLETALNSISF, encoded by the coding sequence ATGCATGTCCTGATCGTGGACGATGATTTGGCCAATCGGGTTGTGATGCAGTCGTACATGCGCGACAAGGCGTCGCGGATCAACATGGCCACCAATGGAGAGGAGGCCGTTCAGGCCGTGACCATGGCCTTGGACAACCAGGAACCCTATACGTTGATTCTCATGGATATCATGATGCCGGTCATGGATGGCCATCAAGCCCTGAAATCCATTCGGGAGCTGGAACAACAACGCGGCATCCCCCCGGGAAGCGAGGCCAAGGTGATCATGGTTTCCTGCCTGGAGGACCAAAAGAACGTTTGTCAGGCATTTTTCCAGGGCATGGCCACCTGCTACCTGACCAAGCCGCTGAGCATGGAAGGCCTGGAAACAGCCCTGAACAGCATTTCCTTTTAG
- a CDS encoding GGDEF domain-containing response regulator, with translation MKTVLIADDSPSNLQLLQDILVKSGYEVLVAESGLDVLEIVEEERPDIFLLDIMMPGMDGLELCRKIKAIERFTATPIVFITAKNSSEDIVRGFSAGAVDYIPKPFNEAEILVRVQTHIRLHDVLLELERLRQLALDANPLTQLPGNNSIIKAITEALESRRPVSVVYADIDNFKAFNDKYGFAAGDQVLRFTADRIVTAVEEACGKGGMVGHVGGDDFVFISPVECTQEAVDRLTQDFDQGIRLFYSDEDRKNEQIRVADRSGRLRLFPLMSISLGIVELEKNAFSHHLEVSAMCADVKKIAKSIPGSSYFINRRSRGEGGSSLLDAVAKTGSGVAAR, from the coding sequence ATGAAGACTGTTTTGATCGCCGATGATTCTCCCAGCAATTTGCAGTTGCTGCAGGACATTCTGGTCAAATCCGGTTATGAGGTCCTGGTGGCGGAAAGCGGTCTGGATGTTCTGGAGATCGTCGAAGAGGAACGTCCGGACATTTTTCTGCTGGACATCATGATGCCGGGCATGGATGGGTTGGAACTGTGCCGGAAGATTAAGGCCATCGAACGCTTCACCGCGACGCCCATTGTCTTTATCACGGCGAAAAATTCCTCGGAGGACATTGTTCGGGGGTTTTCCGCCGGAGCGGTGGACTATATCCCGAAACCGTTCAACGAGGCGGAAATTCTGGTGCGGGTCCAGACCCATATCCGGCTGCATGACGTGCTGCTGGAACTGGAGCGGCTCCGGCAATTGGCATTGGACGCCAATCCGTTGACCCAGCTACCGGGCAACAACTCCATCATCAAGGCCATTACCGAAGCTCTGGAGAGCAGGCGCCCGGTAAGCGTGGTCTATGCGGATATCGACAACTTCAAAGCCTTTAATGACAAATACGGCTTTGCTGCCGGAGATCAGGTTCTCAGGTTTACGGCCGACCGGATCGTCACGGCCGTGGAGGAGGCCTGCGGCAAGGGGGGGATGGTCGGTCATGTCGGGGGTGATGACTTCGTTTTCATCTCCCCGGTGGAGTGCACCCAGGAGGCCGTTGACAGATTGACTCAGGATTTTGATCAGGGGATTCGGCTATTTTACAGCGATGAGGATCGGAAAAATGAGCAGATACGCGTCGCGGATCGCAGCGGGCGGCTGCGTTTGTTCCCCTTGATGAGCATCAGCCTGGGAATCGTGGAACTGGAGAAAAACGCCTTCAGCCATCACCTGGAGGTGTCGGCCATGTGCGCGGACGTTAAGAAAATTGCCAAAAGCATTCCCGGAAGTTCTTATTTTATCAATCGACGAAGTCGGGGTGAGGGCGGCTCCAGCCTGCTGGATGCCGTGGCCAAAACCGGTTCCGGCGTGGCAGCCCGCTAA